In one Neobacillus sp. CF12 genomic region, the following are encoded:
- a CDS encoding helix-turn-helix domain-containing protein, producing MRYLERKPPPELEPFVQCFWYLNRTYNGGVDGEVLWPDGNYEVIFHFGSKYEVNKVPMETAFLIGTLTHYHQLNAEGNVRLFGVRLKPWGLKCLTNIDVKGLKDQFLPLSTIFPKSDVDNLNQELLELGLEEGLELLKNYILGIYKQTEIVDIALIEVLANLYNDPIHQDIKTIVGISNYSQRQFERKTVELTGLSPKKLSKVARFNQVRLRIYFNPAIDLHDVMTEFGYYDYAHFSKEFKESFGLTPNEYKKWMLEMMNASKKRQKDVVFLHEE from the coding sequence ATGAGGTATTTAGAAAGAAAGCCTCCTCCCGAATTGGAGCCATTTGTTCAGTGCTTTTGGTATTTGAATAGAACCTATAATGGAGGAGTTGATGGGGAAGTACTTTGGCCGGATGGAAACTATGAAGTAATTTTCCATTTTGGGTCTAAGTATGAAGTTAACAAAGTTCCAATGGAAACAGCATTTTTAATCGGAACTTTAACCCATTACCATCAATTGAATGCAGAAGGAAATGTTCGCTTATTCGGAGTTCGTTTAAAACCATGGGGACTAAAATGCCTAACAAATATTGATGTAAAAGGGTTGAAGGATCAGTTTTTACCGCTCTCAACTATTTTCCCTAAAAGTGATGTTGATAATCTTAATCAAGAACTGTTGGAACTGGGACTTGAAGAAGGACTAGAATTACTGAAAAATTACATACTAGGTATCTATAAACAAACAGAAATTGTAGACATTGCCTTAATAGAGGTACTAGCGAATCTATATAATGATCCTATTCATCAGGATATTAAAACGATTGTAGGTATAAGTAACTATTCACAAAGACAATTTGAGCGGAAAACAGTTGAATTAACTGGTCTATCTCCGAAAAAGCTAAGCAAGGTTGCTAGATTTAATCAGGTTCGTTTAAGAATCTATTTCAATCCTGCGATTGATCTTCATGATGTAATGACTGAATTTGGCTACTATGATTATGCTCATTTTTCAAAGGAGTTTAAAGAATCATTTGGACTCACCCCAAATGAATATAAAAAATGGATGTTGGAAATGATGAATGCGTCTAAGAAAAGGCAGAAGGATGTCGTTTTTTTACATGAAGAATAA
- a CDS encoding L-cystine transporter — MNAFLIIVNVVVLLLLMVGLRMMAKKHVSFSKRVFTGLGLGLIFGFIIHLIYGTDSEVTTESIAWFNIVGSGYVKLLQMVVMPLVFISIVGAFTKLKLTKNIGKISVLVIGILLGTTAISAAIGIGTSLGFGLDGIELTEGEEEAARNAALEERVVTVESMTIPQQILEFFPANPFADLTGARATSTIAVVIFAAFIGIAYLGVKRKDPEHAELFAKIIDSLYAVTMRVVTLILRLTPYGILAIITKVAATSNYDAIVKLGKFVIASYVALILVFIVHLLLLAIAKINPVNFVKKALPTLTFAFTSRSSAGTLPLTIKTQTKDLGVSEGIANFAGSFGLTIGQNGCAGVYPAMLAVMVAPAAGIDPLSPGFIISLILVVAISSFGVAGVGGGATFAALIVLSVMNLPIAIVGLLISVEPLIDMGRTALNVSGAMTSGVLTSKATGEFEQEVYQQPNIVEA, encoded by the coding sequence ATGAATGCATTTCTTATTATTGTGAATGTTGTAGTATTGCTTTTGCTCATGGTTGGTTTACGTATGATGGCAAAGAAGCATGTATCATTCTCAAAACGTGTATTCACTGGTTTAGGTTTAGGTCTTATTTTTGGTTTTATTATTCATTTAATTTATGGTACAGATTCTGAGGTTACAACGGAGTCAATCGCGTGGTTTAATATTGTAGGATCAGGTTACGTTAAGTTACTACAAATGGTGGTTATGCCGCTAGTATTCATTTCAATCGTAGGTGCTTTTACAAAATTAAAATTAACGAAGAATATCGGAAAAATCAGCGTTCTAGTAATTGGGATTTTACTTGGAACCACTGCTATTTCTGCAGCAATCGGAATTGGTACATCATTAGGATTCGGTCTTGATGGTATCGAACTGACTGAGGGCGAAGAAGAAGCAGCACGAAATGCTGCGTTAGAGGAAAGAGTTGTTACGGTTGAATCTATGACCATTCCACAACAAATTCTTGAGTTTTTCCCAGCAAATCCATTTGCGGATTTAACAGGTGCTCGTGCAACTTCAACGATTGCCGTTGTTATCTTTGCGGCTTTTATCGGAATTGCTTACCTTGGCGTTAAGCGTAAAGATCCAGAACATGCTGAACTCTTTGCGAAAATAATTGATTCTCTATACGCAGTAACGATGAGAGTTGTTACGTTAATCCTTCGTTTAACACCATATGGTATTTTAGCGATTATCACAAAGGTTGCAGCAACAAGTAACTATGACGCAATTGTAAAATTAGGTAAGTTTGTTATTGCTTCTTATGTAGCACTTATTCTAGTATTTATCGTACATTTACTATTATTAGCTATCGCAAAAATTAACCCTGTTAATTTTGTTAAAAAGGCTTTACCAACTTTAACATTTGCTTTCACTTCTCGTTCAAGTGCAGGAACACTGCCTTTAACGATTAAAACACAAACGAAAGACCTTGGTGTTTCTGAAGGAATTGCAAACTTTGCAGGTTCATTTGGACTAACAATCGGTCAAAACGGATGTGCTGGGGTTTATCCAGCGATGTTAGCGGTTATGGTTGCACCAGCAGCTGGTATTGACCCACTTAGCCCAGGATTTATTATTTCATTAATTCTTGTAGTTGCTATTAGTTCATTCGGTGTAGCAGGAGTGGGCGGCGGAGCAACATTCGCAGCACTAATCGTACTTTCCGTCATGAACCTTCCAATTGCGATTGTGGGTCTTTTAATCTCAGTAGAGCCACTAATTGACATGGGACGTACAGCCCTAAACGTAAGTGGAGCCATGACATCCGGAGTACTAACAAGCAAAGCAACAGGAGAATTCGAGCAAGAAGTATATCAACAACCAAATATTGTTGAAGCATAA
- a CDS encoding DUF1761 domain-containing protein, whose amino-acid sequence MDFQQAIQSINYLAVLVAALSAFVIGGLWYSVLFAKPWMEENGYAEEKLKNSNMAMIFGGSFILSLIISFVLVMFLGPERDAIFGATAGLMAGLFWVATAMGITYLFERKSLKLYLINAGYHIITFTIMGLILGMWR is encoded by the coding sequence GTGGATTTTCAACAAGCAATACAATCTATTAATTATTTAGCAGTTTTAGTAGCAGCATTATCTGCTTTTGTCATTGGAGGTCTTTGGTATTCCGTATTATTCGCCAAGCCTTGGATGGAAGAAAACGGCTATGCTGAAGAAAAATTAAAGAATAGCAATATGGCTATGATATTTGGGGGATCATTTATACTATCTCTTATCATATCCTTTGTGCTCGTCATGTTCCTTGGTCCAGAAAGAGATGCTATCTTCGGTGCAACAGCCGGACTAATGGCAGGACTTTTCTGGGTAGCAACCGCAATGGGAATCACCTACCTATTCGAAAGAAAATCCCTAAAACTATACCTAATCAACGCCGGCTATCATATAATCACCTTCACCATCATGGGGTTAATACTGGGAATGTGGAGATAA
- a CDS encoding ATP-binding protein, producing MKTNLISFFRLVTNLGEKDVFKSTQGRLTRIYSGLLMLFLILFIMIVYSVLYFSILRNQEAELESLVEQEAGFLEEYLATNEKSDFRGIQNQEVVFAGVNQLFYYVVNSNGELIMGNEADQRIRSALLGILNRNGLDDGEILKEKLHVEGTERGRRKPGEFFQREPERDITLMIASQSIYDNGRFVGRLFIGKDVSFAYQLFHWLLIILIVIGIVFVGVALFISATMSKKAMIPISRAFARQREFVADASHELRTPLSVLLSSLDAIDMTIDTKKEEFAGKLLSNMRQEVKRMTNLVSDLLTLARSDSTIIERRTETFDFLPHAEKAMESVQPLADSKQIRLHLDAPASLFAIGDSQRLSQLLYILLDNAIKYTPTNGEVWLTLSREGNVLCMKVKDTGIGIKKEDHNQIFERFYRVDKSRTRQMGGHGLGLSIAKWIVETHEGTINISSEIGKGTEFTIRIPLNQ from the coding sequence TTGAAAACTAACCTGATTTCATTCTTCCGTTTAGTAACAAACCTTGGTGAGAAGGATGTTTTTAAAAGTACCCAAGGAAGGCTTACCCGTATTTACAGTGGATTGCTTATGTTATTTCTCATCCTCTTTATTATGATTGTTTATTCCGTGCTTTATTTTAGTATTCTGAGGAATCAGGAGGCTGAACTTGAATCTTTAGTAGAGCAAGAAGCAGGTTTTCTCGAGGAATATCTAGCAACAAATGAAAAAAGTGATTTCCGCGGGATTCAAAATCAAGAGGTAGTGTTTGCAGGAGTGAATCAGCTTTTTTATTATGTGGTGAATTCAAATGGAGAATTGATTATGGGCAATGAAGCAGATCAGCGAATTCGATCTGCTTTGTTGGGGATTTTGAATCGAAACGGCTTGGATGATGGGGAGATTCTTAAGGAAAAACTTCATGTTGAAGGCACGGAAAGGGGAAGGAGAAAACCGGGTGAATTTTTCCAGCGTGAGCCTGAGAGAGATATCACCTTAATGATTGCCAGCCAGTCAATATACGATAATGGGCGTTTTGTAGGCAGATTATTTATTGGTAAGGACGTTTCCTTTGCCTATCAGCTTTTCCACTGGCTATTGATCATCCTAATAGTAATTGGCATTGTGTTTGTAGGTGTGGCACTATTCATTAGCGCAACTATGTCCAAAAAAGCGATGATTCCGATTAGCAGGGCTTTTGCTAGGCAGCGAGAGTTTGTCGCTGATGCATCGCATGAATTGCGAACGCCTTTAAGCGTACTGTTATCGTCTCTAGATGCGATTGATATGACGATTGATACGAAAAAAGAGGAATTTGCCGGTAAACTGCTTTCCAATATGAGGCAGGAAGTGAAACGGATGACAAACTTGGTAAGTGACTTGTTAACGCTAGCACGCTCGGATTCAACGATCATTGAACGAAGAACGGAGACGTTTGACTTTCTTCCTCATGCTGAGAAGGCAATGGAATCTGTCCAACCATTGGCAGACTCAAAGCAAATTAGGCTCCATTTAGATGCTCCTGCTTCTCTTTTTGCAATCGGAGACTCGCAAAGATTATCTCAACTGCTATATATACTTTTAGACAACGCTATTAAATACACACCAACCAATGGAGAGGTATGGCTCACACTGTCGAGGGAAGGCAATGTTCTTTGTATGAAGGTTAAAGATACGGGGATAGGAATAAAGAAAGAGGATCACAATCAAATATTTGAGCGTTTCTATCGAGTAGACAAATCCCGAACACGGCAAATGGGAGGACATGGATTAGGACTCTCCATAGCCAAATGGATCGTTGAAACACATGAAGGGACCATTAACATTTCGAGTGAAATAGGAAAAGGAACAGAATTTACGATTCGAATTCCACTAAATCAGTAA
- a CDS encoding response regulator transcription factor, with translation MKILLAEDDSQLGELIVYMLTKSGYKLEWVMEGEDAYYYASNAHYDVLILDWMMPNGDGVDVCRRLRKQGYPGAILMLTAKDTVEDRIEGLDSGADDYLVKPFEIGELQARLRALARRNYAPILEEEIKLHDLVLNRNGHFVRFGSEEIQLSPREYQLLDLLVQNKGQVIPREVILERIWGLDSDVALKTIDATVKLIRKKLDKAGKQELIQSVRGVGYKLEN, from the coding sequence ATGAAAATCTTATTAGCAGAAGATGATTCGCAGCTAGGTGAATTAATTGTATATATGCTAACAAAAAGTGGATACAAGCTGGAGTGGGTGATGGAAGGAGAAGATGCGTATTATTACGCTTCCAATGCCCATTATGATGTCTTAATCCTGGATTGGATGATGCCAAATGGAGATGGAGTAGATGTCTGCCGCAGGTTACGGAAACAAGGGTATCCAGGAGCCATTCTGATGTTGACGGCAAAGGACACAGTGGAGGACCGGATTGAGGGTTTGGATTCCGGAGCCGATGATTATCTTGTAAAGCCATTTGAAATTGGAGAATTGCAGGCACGGTTGCGAGCCCTTGCACGACGTAATTATGCACCTATTTTAGAAGAGGAAATCAAGTTACACGATCTGGTTCTGAATCGAAATGGTCATTTTGTTCGATTCGGGAGCGAGGAAATCCAGTTAAGTCCTAGGGAGTATCAGCTACTAGATTTATTAGTCCAAAATAAGGGACAAGTAATCCCGCGTGAAGTTATTCTTGAAAGAATATGGGGGCTGGATTCTGATGTTGCCCTTAAGACGATTGACGCAACGGTGAAACTCATCCGAAAAAAGTTAGATAAAGCAGGGAAACAAGAGTTGATTCAAAGTGTAAGAGGGGTAGGTTATAAGCTTGAAAACTAA
- a CDS encoding M50 family metallopeptidase, translated as MSTTSLILLYLAAALAISRLPMFRVYFSLCNTLIEKIIHVLAIVVTREGKSNKIKLYKNGSGETTSIVHSKIQKVMIVYIGYTSTLLLAMGLFYLLSFNKFHFIIYFFIGLLVISILLWIRNPFGVLWALSFVILLALPLYFRNELAIMHISIFLSSLILIQAIINAIQVIRQSFKTGEKSGALAKIARIPAVICGIALLGQSLYATYFIFIKVLNLKLAMIRFELLEIIQIMEKFIT; from the coding sequence GTGAGTACGACAAGTCTCATACTATTATATTTGGCGGCAGCATTAGCGATTAGCAGGCTGCCTATGTTTAGAGTTTATTTTTCCCTATGTAATACACTAATAGAAAAGATTATTCATGTCCTAGCCATTGTTGTTACAAGAGAAGGAAAATCGAATAAAATAAAATTGTACAAAAACGGCTCAGGTGAGACAACAAGCATCGTCCATTCAAAAATCCAGAAGGTTATGATTGTTTATATTGGGTATACGAGTACATTGTTACTAGCAATGGGGTTATTTTACTTACTATCCTTTAATAAGTTTCATTTCATTATTTATTTCTTTATCGGTCTATTGGTGATCTCTATTCTACTTTGGATTCGCAATCCTTTTGGAGTTTTATGGGCGTTATCATTTGTCATTCTGTTAGCCTTACCACTGTATTTCAGAAATGAATTAGCGATTATGCATATTAGTATCTTTTTATCCTCACTTATACTTATTCAAGCTATCATAAATGCTATCCAAGTAATACGACAAAGTTTTAAGACTGGGGAGAAATCGGGAGCTTTAGCAAAAATAGCGAGGATTCCGGCTGTTATTTGTGGTATTGCCCTATTAGGTCAATCACTCTATGCAACTTATTTTATTTTTATCAAAGTTCTTAATTTAAAGCTGGCTATGATAAGATTTGAGTTATTGGAGATCATCCAGATTATGGAGAAATTTATCACCTGA
- a CDS encoding PspA/IM30 family protein: MGIFKRVKTITKAEINGLLDGMEDPIAMLNEYSRELEQEILKGQKALAQQYLVEKKQAALLLETEELIAKRTRQAKLAIEQEEDTIAKLAVQEKLLHEKQFNLYQQQFEAIKEQTQILVEKLNQLKETYNELQHKKILLASRANVAQSIKQIQKATVSFQTDNIARGVARAEERIMLMEAQVQAGSQFSSPLAQHDATFQNYVRDEELEKELEKLKREKVTL, translated from the coding sequence ATGGGTATTTTTAAAAGGGTAAAAACAATTACGAAGGCTGAGATTAATGGATTATTAGATGGGATGGAAGATCCAATTGCAATGTTAAATGAATATTCTCGTGAATTGGAGCAGGAAATTCTGAAAGGTCAAAAAGCATTAGCACAACAATACCTTGTTGAGAAAAAACAAGCAGCTTTATTGCTAGAAACCGAAGAGTTGATAGCCAAAAGAACTCGTCAAGCTAAGCTAGCGATTGAACAAGAGGAGGATACAATCGCGAAATTAGCGGTTCAGGAAAAACTACTTCATGAAAAGCAATTTAACCTTTATCAGCAGCAATTTGAGGCGATTAAAGAACAGACTCAAATCTTAGTAGAAAAATTGAATCAGTTGAAGGAAACCTATAATGAATTGCAGCATAAGAAGATTTTATTAGCTTCTCGGGCAAATGTGGCTCAATCGATTAAGCAAATTCAAAAGGCGACCGTTTCCTTCCAAACAGATAACATTGCTAGAGGAGTTGCACGTGCGGAAGAAAGAATTATGTTAATGGAGGCACAGGTGCAAGCAGGCAGTCAGTTCTCCAGCCCTTTAGCGCAGCATGATGCAACTTTTCAAAACTATGTAAGGGATGAAGAACTCGAAAAGGAACTTGAAAAACTAAAGCGTGAAAAAGTAACTCTGTAA
- a CDS encoding MFS transporter has product MWNNRNVWIILTGEFIAGLGLWLGIIGNLEFMQEKIPSDFLKSLLMASGLVAGIAVGPYAGRITDQKSKKTVMLWSGLLRTVSVIFMLIAIATGSVWWMLVFFVSIQISAAFYFPALQAAIPLIVKDKDLLQLNGVHMNVSTLSRIIGTAVAGILLVLLPLSMLYIGSLVAYLGLLILTWFLNFEENSERSSSKKGTLGKTSFKDVLPVIKGLPIVFMTLLMTLVPLLFLGGFNLLVINISELQDSSAIKGYIYAAEGVSFMIGAFFIKKISDNFTPYKILFGSSLLVGLSQIMLYFADVFVVTIAAFLVFGFSVGCFFPTASTIFQTKVPKDFHGRFFSFRNMLDRIGFQVVLLLTGFLLDFIGLQLMCVLYGVLGIVTTFVFYVKNKQMLTANQEN; this is encoded by the coding sequence ATGTGGAATAACAGAAATGTTTGGATTATTTTAACGGGAGAATTTATCGCTGGCCTTGGTTTATGGCTTGGGATTATTGGAAATTTAGAATTCATGCAGGAAAAGATACCTTCTGATTTCTTAAAATCACTGCTTATGGCTTCTGGACTTGTTGCGGGAATTGCAGTCGGTCCGTATGCAGGCAGAATTACAGATCAAAAGAGCAAGAAAACCGTTATGCTTTGGTCTGGATTATTACGTACAGTCAGTGTCATTTTCATGCTTATCGCAATAGCAACTGGTTCGGTTTGGTGGATGCTTGTCTTTTTTGTTTCGATTCAGATTTCTGCTGCCTTCTACTTTCCGGCTCTTCAAGCAGCGATTCCTCTTATAGTTAAAGATAAGGATTTGCTACAACTCAATGGAGTGCACATGAATGTATCTACCCTTTCACGGATTATCGGTACCGCTGTTGCAGGGATACTCTTGGTACTCCTTCCTTTATCCATGCTCTATATTGGCTCGCTTGTTGCCTACCTTGGATTACTTATTCTAACTTGGTTCCTCAATTTTGAGGAAAATTCGGAGAGATCGTCTTCTAAGAAAGGTACCCTTGGAAAAACTAGTTTTAAAGATGTATTGCCAGTAATCAAGGGGCTGCCGATTGTTTTTATGACCCTATTAATGACCCTTGTTCCCCTTTTGTTTCTCGGCGGTTTCAATCTATTAGTCATTAATATTAGTGAATTACAAGATAGTTCCGCAATAAAAGGATATATTTACGCTGCAGAAGGAGTTTCCTTTATGATAGGAGCCTTTTTTATTAAAAAAATCAGCGACAATTTCACACCTTACAAGATTTTATTTGGCAGCTCGCTCCTAGTTGGTTTATCCCAAATTATGCTTTATTTTGCGGATGTATTTGTCGTAACCATAGCTGCATTTCTTGTATTTGGTTTTTCTGTTGGCTGCTTTTTTCCAACGGCATCGACGATTTTTCAAACAAAAGTGCCAAAGGATTTTCACGGAAGATTTTTCTCTTTCCGCAACATGCTTGATCGGATTGGATTTCAAGTCGTTCTGCTTTTGACTGGATTCCTCCTAGATTTTATTGGTCTGCAGTTAATGTGTGTCCTTTATGGGGTACTTGGCATTGTGACCACTTTTGTTTTTTATGTAAAAAACAAACAAATGCTTACCGCTAATCAGGAGAATTAA